A genomic stretch from Gallus gallus isolate bGalGal1 chromosome 13, bGalGal1.mat.broiler.GRCg7b, whole genome shotgun sequence includes:
- the MED7 gene encoding mediator of RNA polymerase II transcription subunit 7, translating into MGEPQQVSALPPPPMQYIKEYTDENIRKGLAPKPPPPVKDSYMMFGNQFQCDDLIIRPLESQGIERLHPMQFDHKKELRKLNMSILVNFLDLLDILIRSPGSIKREEKLEDLKLLFVHVHHLINEYRPHQARETLRVMMEVQKRQRLETAERFQKHLERVVEMIQNCLASLPDDLPHSEGGLGVKTEPMDTDDGSNCIGQSEKQRDRSGCKRDQVLDKDAAMCSIIDEMT; encoded by the coding sequence ATGGGTGAGCCTCAGCAAGTGAGTGCCCTTCCTCCACCTCCAATGCAGTATATAAAAGAATATACTGATGAAAACATACGTAAAGGTCTGGCACCAAAGCCACCTCCCCCTGTGAAAGACAGTTACATGATGTTTGGGAATCAGTTCCAGTGTGACGATTTAATTATCCGGCCCTTGGAAAGCCAGGGTATTGAACGGCTACATCCTATGCAGTTTGATCACAAAAAGGAATTAAGAAAACTCAACATGTCTATCTTGGTCAACTTTTTGGACCTCTTGGATATCTTGATAAGGAGTCCAGGGAGCATAAAGCGAGAAGAGAAACTGGAGGACctgaaactgctttttgttCATGTCCATCATCTTATAAATGAGTACCGTCCCCACCAAGCGAGGGAGACCCTGCGAGTCATGATGGAAGTGCAGAAACGTCAGCGCCTGGAAACTGCAGAGCGATTTCAGAAGCATTTAGAGCGAGTTGTGGAGATGATTCAGAACTGCCTGGCATCCTTGCCTGATGATCTTCCTCATTCAGAGGGAGGACTGGGAGTGAAAACAGAACCAATGGACACTGATGATGGCAGCAACTGCATTGGACAGAGTGAAAAACAGAGAGATCGTTCTGGCTGCAAGAGAGATCAGGTTTTAGACAAAGATGCAGCTATGTGTAGCATTATTGATGAAATGACGTGA